The genomic stretch GGTTGTTTGATCACTCGCACACACTACGAAGCTCTGTTCTGGCTGGTTTGAGTCTATTCTTGTTCGCAGTCGCACTGGCTTTCTCCTGGTTATACTTCAACAAACAGGAGTTTGTGCTCGCTTCAATTTACCTGTTTTTCACTCTTTACTCGCTGTACGTGTCCCGCCTTGCTGCACAGCGTAAGCACAAACATCGTCACATCCAATGTTACGTTTACTTAATGATGTTTATCATCTGCATCAGCACCTACCTGCAACCTTTAGCAGATGGCCTCTATTTGTGGACGATCTTCTGCCCGATAGTGCTCTATGCCCTGCTCGGCCTCAACCAGGGCCGCCTTATGTCGGGCATTGTCCTGCTTGCTCAGGTTATGAGTGTCTACGATGACGTGATTCAGGTTTCGGCTTTAAATGCATTGACCACCATGGTCAACTTAATCTTGTGTTACTGCGGGGTCTGGATTGTTTCACATCGCTACGAATTCAACCGCGAGAATATCGAGAACTCTCTGACTTACCTCGCATCACGCGACGCTCTGACCGGGGCCCATAATCGCCTGTCACTGCGAGCGGCCTTTAACCACTTTGAGAAGCATCGCAGCAGCGTAGATTCACTCAGCCTTCTGCTGATTGATTTGGACTACTTTAAACAGATTAACGATCAGTACGGACATGATTCCGGTGACAAGGTATTAATAGAAACAGCCCAAATACTGGCCAATGTGGTGGGCGAAGATAATTTGTATCGTATCGGCGGCGAAGAATTCTGTGTCACTCTGTTTGATACGGTTCTCGAACAGGCGGAGAAGATGGGTGAGCGCCTGCGCAGCGCAGTTGGAACCCATTTATTCTACTATCGCGAGCAGACAATTCACTTAACCTTAAGTGTGGGCATTTGTGAGTATCAGGCCGGAGATAAACTGACCGATTTGATCAAGTTGGCGGATAAAGAGCTCTACCGGGCAAAACATAACGGACGCAATCAGGTTCGTATTTGCCAGACAGTCGAATATGCCGAGTGCCAACCGCAAGCTGAATCAGGTTAGTGATTCTGCGTCTTCCCCATCATCCAGTTCAAATACCACATTGTAATTTTCTGTATAAGTACAGTGTGGCTGACGGCTGCAGGTAAAAAATCGACGACCTTTGAACTCGCCCTGACTGGCCACTTTGATGTTCATCGGGCTGCCACAACGTTTACAAAAACGAACTTCTTTGTCGGTTTCGATCAAGTCAATATGCGCGGCGAGTAACCGGCGCAGTTTGCCCACTTGATAGCTGTAACGGATATTGGCACCGATTAAAGGGATATTTGCCGTCTTACATACCTGCATCAGCAACTTTTCTCGTTCAACCTTAAGCTTGGTCAGCTCCTTGCCATCATCGAGTTCCACAACCACGCGCGGCTCCAATGTTCTGGCATCACACACCAGGAAATTAAACTGGCTGCGTGCCACCCGGTTGTTGGCAATAAACCACTGCTTCTTATTCAGACCTTTTGAAGGGGTAACCACCTGGGTCATACTGACTTTGGTCAACACAATTCCGTGCTCTCCTACTGCAGCGGTTAACGCGTGATAAAACGTGCTTTCTGCGCTAGTCAAAACTGGCCCTTTACGACGGTAAGCGTAACTTTTGCTGCCATCATGGCGAATCACGTACTTTTGAATCACCACAAAAAAGACCACCAGCAGTGCCACAATGATGAAGATATTAGTCATGACGTTCCTTTAACCGCTATTAAATTCAAGCACTGCTCCCAAAGCCTGAACGATGAAATATCATCCCCGAACTCACCACCATCACTATTAGATTCGGAAGCTAACTCTTTCATAGATAACTGATGTTTTCCCGAAAGGCCAGCACATTTCTCCGATTTTGCAGAATGTGTAAACCTGACACTAAGTTCCTTGAGCTATCTCCAGTCCATAGAATTATCTCCAGTCCAGAGAACTATCTCAAAGCCGAAAAACGTTCGCGAAGCCACACAACTATGGTGAAGCGGCCAAACTAACAAGAAGACCCGCCAATGCGGGCCCCAATCACTCAACAAAAACGCAATAAGCTTAGCCGCGCCCCGTCATTACTGTGACGATTCATGTCACAATGCTGGCTCGCGCTTTAGCTCAGGTCGGAAGACTTAACTGAAGATTAAACCGTCCATTAAGGATACCAGCTTGCCAATTTGTGGTTTGGTAATGGTGTCATTGGCTCCGAGCGACAAAGCTTTGGTACGGTTGTCGTCACTCATCAGAGACGAGAACATCACGATGGGGGTGTTACAGTACGCTTCGGTATCGCGTAATCGCTTCAGTAAATGCATTCCATCCATGCGCGGCATTTCCACATCAGATACAATCGCATCAATAAGCTCACTGACCGCCAGATTTTCTTCTTTTGCGATACGCTCGACGTCCATCAATTTCTCATGCGCTTCACCACCATCTTTGCAGGCAATAACGTTATAGCCAGCGGTACTTAACGTATCTTGAATCAGACTGCGGATGAATGCTGAATCATCGACCACCATCACCGTTTTCGCATTACGCTTACTGACCATGGTCTGATTCAGGTTGACCGAGCGGTCGACTTTCACATCATACTTCTCCATACTCAATTCCGGATTGATGTCAGCAATAATCTTCTCGAAATCGAGGATCATGATCAGCTTGCCTTCTTTACGCACCACAGCAACCACACAGTCCTGTTCACCTGACTCCAGAAATTGACTCGGAGATTCGACATCATTCCAGGAAATACGATGAATGCGGCTGATGCTGTCAATCAGGAAGCCATTGGTCATGCGGTTAAAATCAGTCACAATCACATATTTGTTGCTGTTTACCGAGCTGGTCGGTACACCAAGCCAACCGGCCAGATCCACTAACGGTGTCAAAATGTCGCGTGAAGAGAACACACCAATCATATGAGGCTGAGCATTGGGATAGTCGGTGGTGTCCGGTACACGGATCACCTCTCTGACTTTGGCGACGTTAATGCCGTAATAACAGGTTTTGGTTTCGCCATTTGCCAGTTGTTTTTCGAGATGAAATTCAATTATTTCTAATTCGTTGGTACCGCTTTCAAGAAGAATGTTACTGCTGGGGTTACTCATATTGGTCACTTCAGTTAGGCAAGTTATCGGTATTTGTCTAAAATGGCCTGATATAAGTTCACGCCATCTTTACCGGAAGTATCCCTAATTATATCAATCCCTTTTTGTAAGTCATTCACCAACTGCTGATCTATTTCTTTATTGAAGGCGAAATAGAGTAAGCCTTGCTGCAAAACAAAAATTGTCGCCAGATCTTCTGCCTGGTAGCCCGACCTGATAGCCCACCAGTGCGTCGCCTGTTCGTTATAGGCGATAAGATCGATACGGTTTTTGAGCAGCAATTCGGTCAGCACGCCGACATTGGCCGCTTCCTGCATCAACTCTCGCGGGATGCCGAGTTGGAGCAGGAGCTGTTCACCGACATCATCCCGGATAACGCCGATGCGATATTTCGCCAGGTCAATGGGCTGGTCAATTTTTATTTTGGTGTCACTGCGAGCCAACACGGAAACCCGGATTTCCCCTATCGGTCCGACCCAGTTGAACAGGGATTCGCGGTGCTGAGTCCGGGTTGCAGAAAACAGAACCGAACCGGGTTTGAGCAACACCGAGCGATAAGCTCTCGGCCAGGGCTGCATGACAATTTGCTCACTTGAAATTTCACGGCCAACTTGCTGGCTGGCCTGTTGCAACAAATCCACTGCAATGCCGGTAATCTGGCCATTATTTGAAAAATTATAAGGCGGGTACTCTTCAATGTAGAAAGTCAGCTCACTCATATCCGCAGCTGATGACACAGACCAGACCAAAACCGACACAACAGCCGACTTTGCTAACCGTTTCGTTATTCTCATTCTGATGCCCTTGCGACTCTACTGAACTTTAACGCTAGATGAGTCAGATGGGCTTAGACGAGAGCAAGGTCGCAAAAATTCTACTCTGCAATGACTGGCTGTCCGATTGACCTCATATTCGAGTGACTTTCTTATAGCTGCGCTCAGGACGGCCCACAGAACCATAACGGACATCCGCTTCCAGCTCTCCCGAACCAATCAAATACTCAAGATAGCGTCGTGCGGTCGTGCGGCTGGCCCCTATTTTCTCACCGGCCTCATCGGCTGTGAGAGTGACAGAATCGACAAACAACTGGCGGATTTTATCCAGCGTTACACTGTCTATGCCTTTCGGTAACCGCGAAGCTGACATATCCTGCTGAGCAGAAGAGGTTAACATCTTATCCACCAGTCCCTGATCCAAGTCGGCCAATTTTCCCAACTCAACCTGACGTGCCAAATACTTTTTCAGGGCCGTTTCCAAACGAGGAAACATCACGGGTTTGAGCAGATAATCGACCACACCGCCGCGCATCGCCTGCTGCAGTGTTTCCACATCACGCGCCGCGGTAATTAGGATCACGTCACAGCGGGCATTACGGCTGCGTACCCACTGCAGAATATCCAAGCCCGTGCCGTCCGGCAGATAAACATCCAGTAACACTAAATCCGGTTGCAGCACTTCTAACTGCATCTCGGCTTCCGCTTGTGAGGTTGCAATCCCGACCACATCAAAGCCACCCGTCTGGTTAAGATATTTATGATGCAACTGAGCGATCGCTACATCATCTTCAATGATCAATACCCGGGTTGTCATAGCAGCTCTTCCTTGGGCAGATAAACCGTCATACGTGTTCCATATTCTTTGTCATTACTATACATCTCTAATTGACCCTGATAGCGATCAGATAACTGCTTGACCAGATACAATCCAACCCCCCGGTTATGCTTCGCTTTACTCGATACCCCTTTTTGCAGCAACAGATCCGGGCTGAAATCCTGAGGCAAACCACAGCCCTGATCTTCAACCTCAAGTATGATTTCATTGCCGTAGTCGCTGATCGAGACATCGATAACACGCCTCTCCTTTGGAAAACGTTGCGAGTGGCGTATCGCAGTCAGTGTCGCATCAAAGGCATTGTCTATCAGGTTGCCCAGAATAGTCACTATGTCTTCCGCGTTGATATAACCCGGTAAACAGGCCAGATGCGAGCCATCATCGACATTAAGCTCCAGGCCAATCTCACGCGCTCGCTCTGTCTTACCCAGCAGCATACCGGCGATCAACGGGTCTTTAATCGTTTCACGCAGAAACTCGATCAAACTCTGGTAATGGGCGGTTTCCTGACCAATTAGCTGCTGTACCGCCTCCAGCTCTCCCATTTGCACCAGTCCACTGATGGTATTGAGTTTATTGCGATGTTCATGAGTTTGAGAGCGCAGCATTTCTGCGTACTCTCTGGTCTGGGATAGCTGCTCCGTAAGCTCGCTGATCTCACCACGCAAACGAAAGCTGGATACCGCCCCGACCACTCTGCCTTCAACAACAATCGGACTTCGGTTGGCAATCAAACGCTGTTTGTTGAGATACAACTCGATATCATGGTCTATGGCCCCGGTTTCCAGCACTTTGTACAGATCGCTATTGGGTAATGAGTCGGTCAACAAGCGATTAATGGCCTTATCGCGGTCGATACCTAAAATGTCACAGGCGCTTTTATTAATTGAACGCAATACGCCTTTATCATCAATACTGAGAATACCCTCTCTGATCGTACTCATGGTGACATCCAGCTCGACATACAGACGGCCAATCTCCTCCGGCTCAAAGCCCAGAATCGCCTTTTGAAAACGACGTGACACATAACTTGAGACAATACCATTGGCAATTAACACCAAAAAGGTGATCGCGATAAGGTACGTCAGAAATGGTTCGATCCTGTCTTGTAAACGAGCGAGCAGATACCCCACCGAAACAACGCCGATCACCTGGCCGTTGCTGTCAACTACCGCGGCCTTACCGCGCACCGACTGCCCCAGAGAGCCCTGTGCAAACGAGATGTACTCTTCACCGCCCAGCAAAGCGCGCTCATTATCACCGCCTACCATTGGCTTACCGATTCTCGCGTCAATCGGATGAACAATCCGCATCCCTTTATCATCACCAATCACGATGAAAGTGGCGCCGATCAATTGGGTTAAATCGCGGAAACGTTGCTGGATCTCATCAGAGTCATCCGCACGTTGAATAACGTCAATCACTATCGACGAGCGGGCCAGAAACGAAGCCACGCCCAGAGCCTTGAGCCCCATCTCTTCTTCCTGAGAATGTTTGATGTAGGCAAAGCCGGCGGCGACCAAGACCAACAACTCAATCAAGCCGGACAATGTCATTATGATCAGCATACGTTTGCGAAAGCTGATATCGTTCCATGTCATGAATATCTCCCTGTCCGCCCAAAACTAACACTAATTTAACAAAGGTGCGAAAGCGGGTTCGATAACTGTGAACACAGCGTGTGTTAGCAACTTGCTCATTTTGGTGACAAATTTTCATACATCCTCGCCAGCATCAAATTGAGTAAAAAATCATCAACAACTGGATTTTTTTGCAACAATAAAACATGACATAGATCACATGCGATTTGGTTTTTTTTAGCCTGTAGAGGTTCATTCGGTCATATACTGATTGGGCAGTGAGGGCAGAAACGTTGCAGGCAGGGCCAACATAATAATTAACTCAATCCTGGTTTGTCGCTTGCGCTACTATCGTAAGAAGGATACTCACCATGGAAAGAGATGCGTTTGGAATATGTTTGTCGCAACAAATGCTGACCGAGCACCTGCAGTCAACTTTTACTCATGTTCGTGCTTACGGATCAGAGCAGCAGGATGATCTGCAAGTCGTGCTATCGATACCGCAAATGACAGGACAAGATCTGCTCGATACCATTCAAAGCACAGAAGAGCTGGTGTGGCGCGCCGACTTTCACTGTCCCGGACGATGAGCCTGTCTACAAGCAGAAACAGGACTGGGCTCCTCAGCAACGATAGGGCTCAAAGGCATCATAAAATTGGCCCAACCAACGCTAAATCGACTCTAAGTCTACGCATTTGACTCTTGATGTGTTGATCAGGAAAATGCTGTTATACTCAACGGAAAACCGATAACATAGAGTATAAACTCTAATATCGACGTTTGAGCTTAAGCATGAAAGTGAAATCAATCAGTGTGCTGTTAACTTCTCTGTTGGCGCTCCCGTCAGCGTTTGCAGCGCCGATCTCCTTTGACCAGGCGTGGGAGATTTTGCAGCGTCAAAACCATTCGTTAGCCGCCGAGCGCGCCAACGTAGATCATTTTGAGCACCTGTATAACGCCACTTCCAGTCTGAATTTACCTTCAGTGACCGTGGGAGCTAATTATACCCGCCTCGACCAAGATGTGACATTGTCACTTAAGCAGGTCGCAGACAGCGCAGGGGGCATTGTCGCACCGGCTGCTCTAGCCCCTCTTTTCACCTCTCTCGGCTCTCTGACCTCTACCATCACGGAACGCGATATTTTCAGCTCTTCGATTCGGGCAGTCTGGCCTATTTTTACCGGTGGTCGCATTACTGCTGCGCAAAATGCTGCCGAAGGCAAAAAGGAAGAAGCACAAAGCCAACTGGCGATGGAAGTTCAGGCACGATATGAAGACCTGGCCAAGTATTATTTCAGCGTGGTCTTAGCGCAGGAAGTGCTGCAAACCCGTATTGAAGTAGAAAAAGGGCTGACTCAACATCGGGACAACGCGCTTAAGCTCGAACAGCAAGGCCAGATCGCCAGAGTCGAGCGATTGCAGGCCGAAGCATCGCTTGATAAAGCAACCGTTGAGCGTAAAAAAGCGCAAAAAGATCTCGATATTGCTCAAAGCGCCCTCACCCAAATCCTCAACCAACCACAAATGGTTGAGCCGAGCGGTGATTTGTTTATCAACCCCAGCTTACCGCCAATGAGCGCCTTCATCGATCAGACACTGGCGACTTACCCGGGGCTGGACTTGCTCAACGCGAAAGAAAAACAGGCCAGCAGCCTTATCAAAGCTGAAAAAGGCAAATACTACCCAGAAGTCTATCTGTACGGCACTTACAACTTATACGAAGATGACTCCCTCGCCAGTGACCTGCGCCCGGACTGGTTAGTCGGCGTCGGCGTCAATGTGCCACTGGTGGAAAATACCGGGCGTAGTGAGCAAGTGAAAGCCGCCAGCAGTCTGGTCACCCAGGTGAAATACCGTCGTGAACAGGCTAAGCAAGATCTCAGTGTGCTGGTTGAAAAAACCTATAAAGAAGCCGAGCAAGCTCAGGAAGAAGTGGAAGGACTTAACTCGAGCCTGCAACTGGCTCAGGAAAACCTGCGCTTACGCCAGAAAGCCTTCACTCAAGGACTGTCGACCTCAGTGGATGTAGTCGATGCCGAGTTATACCTCGCCAGCATTCGTACCCAACAGGCGGTGGCCGGCTTTCACTATCTGATCGCACTGACCAAACTACTGGCTATTTCCAGTGAAATGGCCACTTTCCCACAATACCAGCAAAGTGCACAGCCACTCAGTACAGCGCCGAATCCATCTGCTGCCATTTCGATGACGGAGAACCCAATTTCATGAAAACCGTTAAAACGCCTCTGCTCGCGATTATCGCTCTGGCCGCCGCAGGCTGGATCGGTTACAGCTTTTATCTGGCCTATCAACCAGAACCGGTGCGCCTGCAAGGTCAGATAGAATCCCAGCAATACAGCATTTCTTCCAAAGTGGCCGGTCGTATTGATCAGGTGTTCGTGCGTAAAGGCGATGAAGTAAAAAAAGGCCAGTTAATCTTCAGCCTGCACAGCCCGGAAATCGAAGCCAAACTCGAACAGGCGGTCGCCAACCAGAAAGCCGCTGGTGCCATGGCAAAAAGAGGCTGAAAACGGCGCGCGTCAGCAACAGGTACGTGCGGCGCAAGATCAATGGTTAAAAGCTAAAGCCGCTGCAGAACTGGCCGAGAAAACCTACCAGCGGGTCAATAACCTTTATAAAGACGGCGTAGTGGCTGAACAGAAACGCGATGAAGCCAACACCCAGTGGCAAGCCGCCAAGTACACCGAAAGCGCAGCGTTGCAGATGTATAACATGGCACGTGAAGGTGCGCGCAGCGAAACCAAACAAGCCGCTCAGGAAAAAGTCAACGTCGCAGCAGGTGCCGTGGCGGAAGTTGAGGCCTACGCTGCCGATACTAAGATTGAAAGCTGGTTTGACGGCGAAGTCGCGCAAGTCCTGATGCAAAGTGGCGAATTAGCACCACAGGGCTTTCCCGTGGTCACCGTGGTGGATAGACAGGATTCCTGGGCAGTACTCAATGTGCGTGAAGATCTGCTCAGTCAGTTTAAAAAAGGCAGCACGTTCAAGGCCTATCTTCCCGCACTCGATAAGCAGATTGAATTTACCGTTTCCCATATTGCAGTCATGGGTGATTTTGCCACCTGGCGTTCGACAGATTCGGCGCAGGGCTTTGATCTACGGACTTTTGAAGTCGAAGCGCGCCCGACAAATCCACAGGCGGATTTACGTATGGGCATGAGCCTGGTGGTTGAGTTGTAGCCATGAAGCACGCTTCGGTTGACCGCAGTCATAGCGGCGCTCATAACGTGGCGAGCCGTGCTGCCGACGGTACCAGTCCGGCTGCAGGCGACGCTGGTCGCCTGCCTGCACAGTGGCCGCTGCTGCGCAAGGATAAATGGTTGCTGGCCTGCCTGACCTGGTTGCCTATCCTGCTGGCGGCCAGTATTTGGTGGATATTCTCAGCCGGTATCGTTCATAACCTGCCCATCGGTGTGGTGGATTTGTCACACAGTCAGCTATCGCGTCAGTTGCAGCGCCATCTTGATGCGACGTCAACCTTAGCGGTCACCCGCCAATACCAGAATGTCGCTGCAGCGAAGCAGGACATGGTCACCAGCAACATCTACGCGTTTATTGTGATTCCCAGCCAGTTTGATAAGTCGGTCTATCGCAGTGAATTGCCGCAGGTCACCACGTTTTACAACAGCCAGTACATTCTGGTCGGACGGGTCATCAGCTCAGCAATCATGCAGGCCGTCGCAACGCTCAACGCTGAAATAGGGATCGTCACAAGCCTCTCCGCCGGCAATCAGACCACCCAGAGCGCAATGGGCCAGGTCGTGCCGGTACGCACTCAAATCACGCCATTATTTAATAAGAACACCAATTACGCCCAATTTCTGGTGTCTGCCATTATTCCGGCCATCTGGCAGATTGTTATCGTGGTGAGCACCATTCTGATTCTCAGCGCCAATACTCGAATTTATGGATTACATCGCTGGCTTGGCCAACGGCCCTTATTGCATCTGAGCCAGACACTGCTGCGTTACTATCCAATTTTCATGATTCAGGGCGCAGCGTATCTGTTCTGGTTCTACAGCGTATTGCAATGGCCGATGCATGGTAACCTGCTGGTCTTAATCCTGGCCCAGATGATTACCACTATCGGCTGTATGATCATGGGCGCCGTTTTTTTCTTCCTTAGCCTGGATCCCGCACGTGCTATGAGCTTCGCGGGTGCATTTACCGCCCCCAGTTTTGCCTTTATGGGCATTACCTTTCCAACCAGCGATATGGGGACGATTGCCCAGGCCTGGCGCAGTCTGCTGCCGGTCAGTCACTATATCGAAGTGCAGGTCAGTCAGGTCAGCTACGGTCTGGGCGGGTTCCAGTCGCTAACACATCTGTTGCCGATGTTCGGGTATTTATTCCCACTGCTGTTAACGGTCGTCCTGATGCGCAAGCATTTGCGCACGACACCGGTAAGGAGTGACCATGCGACTGACTGATTTATTTAAAGCCGAATTAAAGGCCTTATTGAGCAATCCGGTCGTTATGCTGACTATGTTTGGTGGCGTGCTGTTTTACTCATTCCTCTATCCACTCCCCTACAGCCATCAAACGCCGCGTGAGCAGGCGATCAGCATCGTGAATCTGGATAAGAGTCAGATTAGCTATCAGCTCGAACGCATGGTCGATGCCACCCCGCAGGTCAAAGTGGTGCAACGGGATCATTCGCTGGAACAAGCAAAGCAGGCTTTTCTGGATCGGAAAGTGAGCGGAATACTGGTGATACCCGAGCACTTCTATAAAGATCTGCTACTTGGTACCAGCCCGACCCTGGCATTTGCCGGAGACGCTTCCTACTTTCTGGTCTACGGCACTATCGTTGAAGGTCTGGCGCAAGCGGGCGGCACGCTGTCGGCCCGTGCCCGGGTGACCCGCCTGCTGAGCCAAGGGGAACCTCTTGAGAGTGCGGCCCATCACTATGCCGCAGTGCAATCGAATTTAAAGCCGACTTTTAATCCGCGTGTCGGTTACGTCGATTACGTCGTTCCTGCGGTGTTTATCCTCATTCTGCAGCAAACTCTGGCGATGTCTGCCGGGCTGTTAACCGGCACGCAGCGAGCTGAGTCAGGCGACTGGCAGCAGATTCCGGTACTGCCCCTGCTCTTCATGCGTACCTTCATCATAGTGGCGCTCTACTACCTGCTCAGCATGTACTATTTCGGGGCCAGCTTCAGCTTGCAAGGCGTGAGTACGATAGGTCAGCCGATACAATTACTGACTCTGCTGCTGCCGTTTTTGCTCACAGCCTGTTTTATCGGGATCTGGCTCGGAGCGGTGACACCACGCCGCGAACTGGTCACATTGATCGTGCTGATAAGCTCAATGCCGCTGGTGTTTTCCGCCGGATTTATCTGGCCTCTGGAAGCTATACCTACACCTATCATCTGGCTGTCGAACCTGTTCCCGAGTACACCCGGCATCCAGGGCTTTCTGGCACTCAATCAGATGGGGGCAGAATGGCGCCAAATCGCGCCGCAATGGACCCTGCTGTGGGCACAAGCCGTGGCATGGGGCAGCCTCGCTTGGTGGCAGCTGCAGCGCAATCACGGCGCTTTAACTGTGAAAGTCAGTCAAGCAGGATAGCTGTCAGGCTAGCCCGCCTTCTAACACCGCGGATGTGAGATGAGGGACGGTGGGGCAAAGCGCGCATTAAGCCGTGCTCGCTGATGTTAGTCCTGCCATTTTTTACGCATACGTTCGATGGTCGCCTGCTCTACGCCATGGATGTTGGGATACTCGCCACGACATACCTTAATCACCAGTTTTGCCCGGTGCTGACGGGCGATTTTCTTATACGCAGTCATCTCCCAGTGCCGCACAAACGTGTTGGCGACCACTACGCTTTTGCCCTGCTTGAGGCAATTTTCTGTCTCTTGCTGACACCAGGCGTGTGCCTGTGCTATCTGCTCCGGACGGTAGTGATATTCGCCCTGCGCATTGATAAAAAACATATCCGCTTCAAGATGCACCGCCGGTAAAGACTTGGCTAACGTCGATTTTCCCGAGCCGGGTAAACCACGAATTAAGGTCAGTGTCGGAATCATATGTGTTCAAATTATGCAAATCATAGCCGGCATACTAACTTAATTTTGTGGCGCACGCATTTTGCTATCGACAACGCCTATCAGTTAGGTTATAAGTCTAGATGTATAGACGTCCAAATGTAACGCTTAGGGAGAAAGCTGTGCCGATTAAGATCCCCGATCAACTGCCTGCAACTGATGTTTTACGTACTGAGAATATCTTCGTCATGTCGGAAACCCGCGCATCGACCCAGGGTATTCGTCCGCTGAAGGTTCTGATTCTTAACCTGATGCCAAAAAAAATTGAAACCGAAACTCAGTTCCTGCGTCTGTTATCAAATTCACCGCTTCAGGTGGATATTGAACTGCTGCGTATCGATGATCGCCCAAGCAAGAACACACCAGAAGAGCACTTAAACGAATTTTATCGCCAGTTTGAACTGGTCAGACACCGTAACTTCGATGGTCTGATCATTACTGGTGCGCCTTTAGGTTTAGTGCAATTTGAAGATGTCGTCTACTGGGATCACCTGCAGCAGATTATGAAATGGGCCAAAGAGCATGTGACCTCAACACTTTATGTGTGTTGGGCAGCACAAGCCGGCCTGAAATTGTTGTATAACCTGCCCAAACAGACACGTGAAGAGAAACTGTCCGGGGTTTATGTGCATGAAAACCTGCAGCCGTACCATCCGCTGCTGCGTGGTTTCGATGATACCTTCCTGGCACCGCATTCACGTTATGCCGATTTTGCGCCTGGTTATCTGGAAACTCATACCGACCTGGATATTCTTGCGACATCTGATGTCGCAGGCGTTTACCTTGCATCGACTAAAGATAAACGTAACGTGTTTGTGACTGGTCATCCGGAGTACGACGCACTGACCCTGCATAACGAGTACATTCGTGATCTGGGTGCGGGCCTGGAACCGGTCATGCCGGTGAACTATTATCCGAATGATGATGTTGATAACCCCCCACGTGCCAGTTGGCGTAGTCACGGACACTTGTTGTTCGCTAACTGGCTGAACTACTGCGTTTATCAGCAAACACCGTACGATCTGGAGCATTTCAGCGAAGATAAGTTCACCAAAGACGATTAATTCTCCATCGAGATTCGCCACAGTTCACTAACATGTTTTGATGACATTGGAAGGCCGCCCATCACGCGGCCTTTTTTCATCCCCTCAGCCATTAGGCATCTCTCTCACAAGCCACAATAAATATGCCGGGTGGCTCGCATTATCCTCTCAGACCGCTGCCGCGCCACCACCATGCTGCTTACTATTTGTTAATCGAAGCAAAGCTAGCGGACGCTAAAGGGTTAGCTGCAAGCAAAAGTATCGCAGCAAGCGCGCAAAGCATCGTTAGCTTTGTACTGCAACGCGCGGTTGGGGTATACAGAGGTGGATAGAATGCAATTCAAACAACTGATGCTAGTGGGGATAATAACGACGGCAGGCTGTGTCACTGTTACCGATATCCCTGACAATCATCCTCAGGCGATGGCCGATTCAAGAATTGATCTGGGATTAGGCTATCTCAGCCAAGGTAATATGAATAAAGCACGTGAAAATCTTTACCGCGCTGCGCGTCATGCGCCGGACTA from Vibrio ostreae encodes the following:
- a CDS encoding GGDEF domain-containing protein, with protein sequence MDSRLFDHSHTLRSSVLAGLSLFLFAVALAFSWLYFNKQEFVLASIYLFFTLYSLYVSRLAAQRKHKHRHIQCYVYLMMFIICISTYLQPLADGLYLWTIFCPIVLYALLGLNQGRLMSGIVLLAQVMSVYDDVIQVSALNALTTMVNLILCYCGVWIVSHRYEFNRENIENSLTYLASRDALTGAHNRLSLRAAFNHFEKHRSSVDSLSLLLIDLDYFKQINDQYGHDSGDKVLIETAQILANVVGEDNLYRIGGEEFCVTLFDTVLEQAEKMGERLRSAVGTHLFYYREQTIHLTLSVGICEYQAGDKLTDLIKLADKELYRAKHNGRNQVRICQTVEYAECQPQAESG
- a CDS encoding DUF2726 domain-containing protein; this translates as MTNIFIIVALLVVFFVVIQKYVIRHDGSKSYAYRRKGPVLTSAESTFYHALTAAVGEHGIVLTKVSMTQVVTPSKGLNKKQWFIANNRVARSQFNFLVCDARTLEPRVVVELDDGKELTKLKVEREKLLMQVCKTANIPLIGANIRYSYQVGKLRRLLAAHIDLIETDKEVRFCKRCGSPMNIKVASQGEFKGRRFFTCSRQPHCTYTENYNVVFELDDGEDAESLT
- a CDS encoding chemotaxis protein, giving the protein MSNPSSNILLESGTNELEIIEFHLEKQLANGETKTCYYGINVAKVREVIRVPDTTDYPNAQPHMIGVFSSRDILTPLVDLAGWLGVPTSSVNSNKYVIVTDFNRMTNGFLIDSISRIHRISWNDVESPSQFLESGEQDCVVAVVRKEGKLIMILDFEKIIADINPELSMEKYDVKVDRSVNLNQTMVSKRNAKTVMVVDDSAFIRSLIQDTLSTAGYNVIACKDGGEAHEKLMDVERIAKEENLAVSELIDAIVSDVEMPRMDGMHLLKRLRDTEAYCNTPIVMFSSLMSDDNRTKALSLGANDTITKPQIGKLVSLMDGLIFS
- a CDS encoding substrate-binding periplasmic protein encodes the protein MRMRITKRLAKSAVVSVLVWSVSSAADMSELTFYIEEYPPYNFSNNGQITGIAVDLLQQASQQVGREISSEQIVMQPWPRAYRSVLLKPGSVLFSATRTQHRESLFNWVGPIGEIRVSVLARSDTKIKIDQPIDLAKYRIGVIRDDVGEQLLLQLGIPRELMQEAANVGVLTELLLKNRIDLIAYNEQATHWWAIRSGYQAEDLATIFVLQQGLLYFAFNKEIDQQLVNDLQKGIDIIRDTSGKDGVNLYQAILDKYR
- a CDS encoding response regulator — translated: MTTRVLIIEDDVAIAQLHHKYLNQTGGFDVVGIATSQAEAEMQLEVLQPDLVLLDVYLPDGTGLDILQWVRSRNARCDVILITAARDVETLQQAMRGGVVDYLLKPVMFPRLETALKKYLARQVELGKLADLDQGLVDKMLTSSAQQDMSASRLPKGIDSVTLDKIRQLFVDSVTLTADEAGEKIGASRTTARRYLEYLIGSGELEADVRYGSVGRPERSYKKVTRI
- a CDS encoding ATP-binding protein encodes the protein MTWNDISFRKRMLIIMTLSGLIELLVLVAAGFAYIKHSQEEEMGLKALGVASFLARSSIVIDVIQRADDSDEIQQRFRDLTQLIGATFIVIGDDKGMRIVHPIDARIGKPMVGGDNERALLGGEEYISFAQGSLGQSVRGKAAVVDSNGQVIGVVSVGYLLARLQDRIEPFLTYLIAITFLVLIANGIVSSYVSRRFQKAILGFEPEEIGRLYVELDVTMSTIREGILSIDDKGVLRSINKSACDILGIDRDKAINRLLTDSLPNSDLYKVLETGAIDHDIELYLNKQRLIANRSPIVVEGRVVGAVSSFRLRGEISELTEQLSQTREYAEMLRSQTHEHRNKLNTISGLVQMGELEAVQQLIGQETAHYQSLIEFLRETIKDPLIAGMLLGKTERAREIGLELNVDDGSHLACLPGYINAEDIVTILGNLIDNAFDATLTAIRHSQRFPKERRVIDVSISDYGNEIILEVEDQGCGLPQDFSPDLLLQKGVSSKAKHNRGVGLYLVKQLSDRYQGQLEMYSNDKEYGTRMTVYLPKEELL